DNA sequence from the Candidatus Planktophila sulfonica genome:
CAATCTTTGATTGATCTGTCTCTACCTTGCCACCGTTAGCTGCCAGTAAGTTGTAGTGAACCTGGAGAACGAATCTTTCATTCTTCTTAAATGGTGTTCCATATCCCGCAGGTGAAACATCTTTGCCACGACCTGGCGCCCATGAGCTGAGCCAAGGGGATGAGATGAATGTTGAAAGCATTCCGCCGAGACCAGAACCACCAAAGCATGGCCAGCCTGTCCCATTCTTATCTGCAGCAATTGCTTCTTCAAGATCTGCATCAGTGACGCGGAAGATGATTGCGTGGTGAACATAATTCTTACGTTGTGGAATAAATTGAATTGAGCGAATGATGGAATCTTCAGTGACCTTTGGATCCAGTAAGAAGCAGCGATAATCGTCGGTGCCATTCTTAGGAGCAGCAGGTAGATGCGCCTTCTTCATCGTCACGGTATATCGCTTGGTCTTAGCTGGTGCGGCTTCGGCAACATGTGGCAAAAGAGATGCAGATAACACAGCAATAAGAGCAAGTGGAAGAATTCGTAACTTCATAACGGTGAGAATACCGAAAATTCGGAAATGCAGCGAAGCGAAAATCCAACTACCTTTACCAAGTGAGAATCAGTGGAGTTAAATTACAAGCGGTAGCAGCACTTTTTGTTCTATCAGCCATCTCCCTGACTCCGATTTCAGCCACAGCAGACTCAGTGCAAATTCGCACAATTGATACAGCAAATGCGGTTTCACTTGATACATCGCTCTACCTTCCGAAGAAGGTTCCAGCTCCTGCAATCTTGATCGCCCATGGATTTGGTGGCAGCAAAGATTCTGTGGCAACCGACGCTCAGTTCTTCGTAGATAAAGGTTTTGTTGTTCTTACATGGACTGCGCGCGGTTTCGGTAAATCAACTGGCCAGATTTCGATGAACGCCCCTGATGCAGAAGTTGCAGATACCAAAGCGCTGATTTCATATCTTTCTCGCAATAAGAATGTGCTTCAAGATAATTCAGGAGATCCTCGCGTAGGTATCATGGGAAGTTCCTATGGCGGAGCCAATGCGCTGATGACAGCTAGCGCTGATTCACGCATCGATGCAGTAATCGCCGACATCACCTGGAATGATTTACAAAACAACTTATTCCCACAAAGTGCAGCAAGCGTCACAACACCTGGGCCTTTTAAGAAGGTGTGGGCGGGAACATTCTTCTCGGCTGTATCGCTACAGGGTGCATACCTCGGTGAGTGCGGCACCTTTACTCAAGCTTGGTGCGACGCATATTCCAATGCTGCAATCAACGGCAAGCCAACTGCTGCCGAAAGCAAACTTCTTGAGTCTGTCTCGCCAAAGAATTATCTGCAGACAATCACTGCGCCAACCTTGCTCAGCCAAGGACAGGCAGATTCGCTCTTTCCACTGACTGAAAGCTTTAACTCGGCCAAAGCAATCGAAAAGGCGAAACCAAATCTTCCACTCGCCCTTATTTGGCACGCCGGGGGACATGATGGCGGGATAGACCAGACGAGTTACCTGCGCGAGCAATATCTGCAATGGTTCAAGAAGAATTTATTGAAAGAGAAGATTGAATTCCCAGTTTTCCAATTTACAAAGACCAACGGTTCAATCTCATTGCAAGATTCCACTGTTATTCCCAAGGTATTTGCTAGTTCTAAGCTGCCAACAGAAGCGACGGTAAAGCAGCTTCAGTTACTAACTCCAACCGTTGCACTTTCATTTCCTATCGGTGGAATTCCAAGTGCTATCTCGGCACTTCCTGGAATTGGTTCAGCCGGAGCACTTGCGTCTCGTGTTGCTTCAACCATCGCTGGATTTAGCCCAGCGCTATTGCCCGGACAAAGTGGCTTGATTGAAAGCGCTCCGCTGACAGAGCCAATCTCTGTTGTCGGTCCATCATCGATCAAAGTTCGCATCACCAGCACAACAGGAGATGCCACCCTCTTCTTCTCTCTTGTAACAAAATCACCAAGTGGTTCTATCAATCAACCAAATGGTGTTGTTGCACCAGTGCGTCTTGAAAACATTCCGCAGTCCGGAACCGAAGTAACCATTAACCTGCCTGCCACAATTCTTGATGCATCAGTCGGCGACGTCCTTGCAGTGGGTGTTTCAAGCACTGATCAAGGCTATGAATTGCCTAAGCCATCGCGCTTCTATTCAGTATCAGCGCTATCGCCACTTTCTTACACAACATCTGATGCAACCGCATCACGTGCAGGATCTGCCAACTTAATCTGGCCGATTGCTGCAGTACTTTCTGTTCTACTTGCCGCGGTTTATATCCGCGTACGCAGACCAAAGATTGCACCGAGCCACGAGAACAGCACCGCACTCGTTGAGGTTGAAAATCTAGGCAAAGTTTATAAGGACGGATACCGCGCAGTCACTGACCTTTCATTCTCGGTAGAACGCGGACAAGTTGTTGGTTTGCTCGGTCCAAATGGAGCTGGAAAGACCACAACTCTTCGTATGTTGATGGGCTTGATCTTCCCAACAGAAGGTTCCATCTTTATCGATGGCAAGCCTGTCTATCCAGGTTCCGAGGCGCTA
Encoded proteins:
- a CDS encoding alpha/beta fold hydrolase, producing MRISGVKLQAVAALFVLSAISLTPISATADSVQIRTIDTANAVSLDTSLYLPKKVPAPAILIAHGFGGSKDSVATDAQFFVDKGFVVLTWTARGFGKSTGQISMNAPDAEVADTKALISYLSRNKNVLQDNSGDPRVGIMGSSYGGANALMTASADSRIDAVIADITWNDLQNNLFPQSAASVTTPGPFKKVWAGTFFSAVSLQGAYLGECGTFTQAWCDAYSNAAINGKPTAAESKLLESVSPKNYLQTITAPTLLSQGQADSLFPLTESFNSAKAIEKAKPNLPLALIWHAGGHDGGIDQTSYLREQYLQWFKKNLLKEKIEFPVFQFTKTNGSISLQDSTVIPKVFASSKLPTEATVKQLQLLTPTVALSFPIGGIPSAISALPGIGSAGALASRVASTIAGFSPALLPGQSGLIESAPLTEPISVVGPSSIKVRITSTTGDATLFFSLVTKSPSGSINQPNGVVAPVRLENIPQSGTEVTINLPATILDASVGDVLAVGVSSTDQGYELPKPSRFYSVSALSPLSYTTSDATASRAGSANLIWPIAAVLSVLLAAVYIRVRRPKIAPSHENSTALVEVENLGKVYKDGYRAVTDLSFSVERGQVVGLLGPNGAGKTTTLRMLMGLIFPTEGSIFIDGKPVYPGSEALANLGSFVEGPGFLPHLSGRENLSLYWRSIGRDGEQYLDEVVAITKLGTALDKKVRSYSQGMRQRLAIAQAMLGMPDLLVLDEPTNGLDPQQIAEMRQVLKDYAATGRTVIISSHLLAEVQQTCSHVVLMHRGQLISFGPMKKLLAKNRKANNLEEIFLELIGDDLVIGKEKK